A single Gammaproteobacteria bacterium DNA region contains:
- a CDS encoding HEAT repeat domain-containing protein, whose protein sequence is MLDFFKQSDKNMHEFRNIWSPLLAQAETNMPQNIPMLEKRYARFFIQEWLNLYLSAPDSGKVGLAVFAYRVDIHRYAAGMLIDSNPENRILGIRILGYMRDESTWPILVGLLKHPDREVAVASLGALFQVNERRAREELQTLLAGSASFHPENVRSHLLPILGDNFNFDW, encoded by the coding sequence ATGTTAGACTTCTTCAAACAATCCGATAAAAACATGCATGAATTCAGAAACATATGGTCTCCTTTGCTTGCCCAGGCCGAAACGAATATGCCCCAGAATATACCTATGCTAGAAAAACGCTATGCGCGTTTTTTTATACAGGAGTGGTTAAATCTTTATCTTTCTGCACCTGATTCTGGAAAAGTCGGACTTGCTGTATTTGCTTATAGAGTGGACATCCATCGCTACGCAGCGGGAATGTTGATCGATAGCAACCCTGAAAACCGTATTCTTGGTATTAGAATATTGGGCTATATGCGAGATGAAAGCACATGGCCGATACTCGTGGGATTGCTGAAACACCCGGATCGTGAGGTTGCTGTTGCATCGCTTGGTGCTTTATTTCAAGTTAATGAACGTCGCGCGAGAGAAGAATTACAAACACTATTGGCAGGTTCGGCCAGTTTCCATCCAGAAAATGTTCGGTCGCATCTGTTACCTATCTTGGGCGACAACTTCAATTTTGACTGGTAG